Proteins found in one Elusimicrobiota bacterium genomic segment:
- a CDS encoding LPP20 family lipoprotein: MNRIAIVFLMGAFLAGCGAPKWVKMGSSAFAPNEKMFYGVGEADASVRSTNLRNETADNRARADLQRYFDTYSGYLMKEYEGEDGQQVDRVIKTFSAGHLSGVRIVERYQKGDKVYSLAKLNLEEFRKVVRNAPELTERTRKYLAERSEKLFDQLREEEVRREAVKDRKAP, from the coding sequence ATGAACCGTATCGCGATCGTCTTTTTAATGGGCGCTTTCTTGGCGGGTTGCGGAGCCCCGAAATGGGTTAAGATGGGCTCGTCGGCCTTCGCGCCGAACGAGAAGATGTTTTACGGCGTGGGAGAGGCCGACGCGTCGGTCCGCAGCACGAATCTGCGGAACGAAACCGCCGACAATCGCGCCCGCGCCGACCTGCAGCGGTATTTCGATACCTACAGCGGCTACTTGATGAAGGAGTATGAGGGAGAAGACGGACAACAGGTGGACCGCGTGATCAAGACCTTCAGCGCCGGCCATCTTTCCGGCGTGAGGATCGTCGAACGCTACCAGAAGGGCGACAAGGTCTACTCCCTGGCCAAGCTCAACCTCGAGGAGTTCCGAAAAGTCGTTCGCAACGCGCCCGAATTGACCGAAAGGACTCGGAAATACCTCGCGGAGCGCTCGGAAAAACTCTTCGACCAGCTTCGCGAAGAGGAAGTTCGACGGGAAGCCGTCAAGGACCGTAAAGCGCCGTAG